One Chitinophagales bacterium DNA segment encodes these proteins:
- a CDS encoding alpha/beta fold hydrolase → MHDQWLDKQAYPFRSGYYHIGNFRLHYIDEGQGETLVFVHGTPSWSFDFRNVIKRLKLKYRCIAIDHIGFGLSDKPEHYDYSTLNHSLTLEKFILDLQLDNITLVVHDFGGPIGLHFAIRNPGKIKRLVILNTWLWNSSEDPGFKKFSKILRSPLLPLLYRYLNFSPRFILPNSFGDKKLSRKTLKQFTKPFANSKERNGPLAFAKSLLNDQEWFGELWEKREAISYKPTLLIWGMKDAVIKPHYLDRFIAGFPSSKVLKLPGTGHFPQEESPDEVAAAIEKFMQ, encoded by the coding sequence ATGCATGATCAATGGCTCGACAAACAGGCTTATCCCTTCCGCTCCGGATATTATCACATCGGGAACTTCCGGCTGCATTACATTGATGAAGGACAAGGGGAAACTTTGGTTTTTGTTCACGGAACACCATCCTGGAGTTTCGATTTCCGCAATGTCATCAAGCGTCTTAAATTAAAGTATCGCTGCATAGCCATAGATCATATTGGATTCGGCCTCTCCGATAAACCGGAACACTATGACTATTCCACCTTAAACCACAGCCTGACGCTGGAAAAATTCATACTGGACCTGCAACTGGATAATATAACGCTGGTCGTGCATGATTTCGGCGGACCGATAGGATTGCATTTCGCAATCAGGAATCCGGGCAAAATCAAAAGACTGGTAATTCTCAATACATGGCTGTGGAACAGCAGTGAAGATCCCGGCTTTAAAAAGTTCAGCAAAATATTGAGGAGCCCGCTGCTCCCATTATTATACCGGTACCTGAATTTCTCGCCACGATTTATCCTGCCAAACTCATTCGGCGATAAAAAACTTTCGCGTAAGACACTCAAGCAATTTACGAAACCGTTTGCAAACAGCAAGGAGCGCAACGGCCCGCTGGCATTTGCAAAATCGTTATTAAACGACCAGGAATGGTTTGGTGAACTATGGGAAAAACGGGAAGCGATTTCTTATAAACCAACACTGTTGATCTGGGGTATGAAGGATGCCGTGATCAAACCACATTACCTGGATAGGTTCATAGCAGGTTTTCCATCTTCCAAAGTTTTGAAATTGCCGGGCACCGGGCACTTTCCGCAGGAGGAATCACCTGATGAAGTGGCGGCGGCAATTGAAAAATTTATGCAATAA
- a CDS encoding alkane 1-monooxygenase, whose amino-acid sequence MKSRSAQHSLRYFLSLTPGAVTIAGNLAGGWWSCSNTVYTMLLLICIEHITKPVKASNDIDDGTVPNTVLGLHILFHTLAIFTLLYGIYTGMLTGRFIWIASLSTGISGGIEGINSAHELIHRKQWFARLGGIWNLLLVNYSHFYVEHIRGHHRYVGTPRDPATALYGESFYRFFVRTVPAQIRSAFKLEAERLLKANQPAAGLKNIVVQLVILQLMLCAIIFFWTGTIGLMAYLHQSFIAFFLLEYVNYIEHYGLTREQGQKVNATHSWQCDLPVSRFALIELSRHSDHHITASKPYYKLIHYEESPVLPAGYFGSFYWAMIPPLWFKKVHPVLNDFLQKRKDAA is encoded by the coding sequence ATGAAAAGCCGTTCCGCTCAACATTCTCTTCGCTATTTTCTCAGTCTTACACCGGGCGCCGTTACCATTGCCGGCAACCTTGCCGGCGGCTGGTGGTCATGCAGCAATACCGTTTACACCATGTTGCTGCTGATCTGCATCGAACACATTACCAAACCTGTTAAAGCATCCAATGATATTGATGACGGAACGGTGCCCAACACTGTGCTCGGATTACACATACTTTTCCATACACTCGCCATATTCACACTGCTGTATGGTATTTACACCGGCATGCTGACAGGCAGGTTTATATGGATTGCATCGCTGTCAACCGGAATTAGCGGAGGCATAGAAGGTATCAACAGCGCACATGAACTCATCCACCGTAAACAATGGTTCGCGCGGCTGGGTGGTATCTGGAATCTTTTGCTGGTGAATTACAGTCATTTTTACGTAGAACACATCCGTGGACATCACCGTTATGTGGGAACACCGCGCGATCCGGCTACAGCGCTTTACGGCGAATCGTTTTACCGGTTCTTCGTCCGCACAGTGCCGGCACAAATACGCAGCGCATTTAAACTCGAAGCGGAACGCCTGCTTAAAGCAAACCAACCTGCGGCCGGCTTAAAAAACATCGTGGTTCAACTGGTTATCCTGCAACTGATGCTCTGTGCAATCATTTTCTTTTGGACAGGTACAATTGGCTTGATGGCATATCTGCACCAGAGTTTCATTGCATTCTTCCTGCTGGAATATGTGAACTACATCGAACACTATGGACTTACCCGTGAACAGGGCCAGAAAGTAAATGCCACACACAGCTGGCAGTGCGATTTACCTGTCAGCCGCTTTGCCCTGATTGAGCTGTCGCGTCATTCCGATCATCATATCACTGCATCAAAACCTTATTACAAACTGATTCACTACGAAGAGAGCCCCGTACTGCCTGCAGGTTATTTCGGATCATTTTACTGGGCCATGATCCCGCCGCTATGGTTCAAAAAAGTGCATCCGGTGCTGAATGATTTTCTTCAAAAAAGAAAAGATGCTGCCTGA
- a CDS encoding MerR family transcriptional regulator, which yields MSDEVESEKYYHSIGEVAKQFNLSISNIRFWEQEFEILRPKKNRKGDRFFTKQDIENLKIIYHLLKEKGYTIEGARKKLMQNPDQVTERVAMIESLKKIRSFLVSLKDNLDKKTNETERHPIAEITPGNAAENEISSGEKE from the coding sequence ATGTCAGACGAAGTTGAATCGGAGAAATATTATCATTCAATCGGCGAAGTAGCAAAGCAATTCAATCTTTCTATATCCAACATTCGCTTCTGGGAACAGGAGTTTGAAATTCTCAGGCCAAAAAAGAACAGGAAAGGCGACCGTTTCTTTACCAAACAGGATATCGAAAACCTGAAAATCATTTATCACCTCCTGAAGGAAAAAGGATATACCATTGAAGGTGCCCGAAAAAAACTGATGCAGAATCCCGACCAGGTGACGGAGCGGGTGGCTATGATTGAATCGCTGAAGAAAATCCGGTCATTCCTGGTAAGTCTGAAAGACAATCTCGATAAAAAAACAAATGAAACCGAACGCCATCCAATAGCCGAAATAACACCGGGAAACGCTGCTGAAAACGAGATATCCTCAGGTGAAAAGGAATAA
- the ung gene encoding uracil-DNA glycosylase, with amino-acid sequence MSRIEVQIEESWKQLLHDEFEQPYFDNLRQFLKQEKAAGQVIYPPGPQIFNAFNLTPFPRVKAVIIGQDPYHGPGQAHGLCFSVADGIPPPPSLINIFKELKNDLAIPVSTSGNLTKWAEQGVLLLNALLTVRANQPASHHGKGWEIFTDAVIRTISEKSAGVVFLLWGKFAQEKQALIDSSKHHILKAAHPSPFSATNFYGCRHFSKTNSLLISGGKTPIDWQIV; translated from the coding sequence ATGAGCCGCATCGAAGTGCAGATAGAAGAAAGCTGGAAGCAACTGCTGCATGATGAATTTGAGCAACCCTATTTCGACAACCTGCGACAATTTTTAAAACAAGAAAAAGCAGCCGGACAGGTGATCTATCCGCCCGGCCCGCAGATATTCAATGCTTTCAACCTCACTCCTTTCCCTCGCGTAAAAGCCGTTATCATCGGGCAGGATCCTTATCATGGTCCGGGGCAGGCGCATGGACTGTGCTTCTCCGTGGCAGATGGAATTCCTCCTCCTCCTTCGCTGATCAATATTTTTAAAGAACTGAAAAATGACCTCGCCATTCCTGTCTCCACGTCAGGCAATCTCACCAAATGGGCCGAACAAGGAGTGTTGTTGCTGAATGCCCTGCTCACCGTAAGAGCCAATCAGCCTGCCTCTCATCATGGCAAAGGATGGGAAATCTTTACCGATGCCGTGATTCGAACCATCTCTGAAAAAAGTGCCGGAGTTGTCTTTCTGTTATGGGGCAAATTCGCGCAGGAAAAGCAGGCATTAATTGATTCGTCGAAACATCATATCCTGAAAGCTGCTCATCCATCTCCTTTTTCTGCCACTAATTTTTATGGATGCAGGCATTTTTCCAAAACAAACAGCTTGCTGATTAGCGGGGGAAAAACACCGATAGACTGGCAAATTGTATGA
- a CDS encoding tetratricopeptide repeat protein: protein MKKDKKQTDTVLKAVTAEKGKVHSSLKRWLMIVTGIFAFLLYANTLQHDFVLDDETVIGKNKFTKEGITAMPEIFTTAYRAGFWDREEGLYRPLSTALFAVEWQIAPANPHFFHWVNVILYAITASVLLSILLYFFEKTNIVIPLIATLLFIAHPIHTEVVANIKSCDEILCFLFSMISLWAAVKYARTNQLWLLSLAGVTQLLALLSKETAVTMVAVAPLAVYFFSPASSRKIIISSLPFVAALLIYLGVRVAVLNGLTGFNEILLINNSLAAAGDDTLTRLTTALYIIGRYMLLLVMPVPLCFDYSYNTIPLFSLAAPEVWLTVAVIIGCIVFAVRGWKSKKPVAFSIFFFAATLSLTSNILFLIEATLAERFLYMPALGFCIGIAFLLAQICNTDMAAMAYRNIRALAGSNKGIISIAVIILVLYAVKTVARNNDWKDNITLTKTDVQTHPNSARIRYAYGSILVMEKGLTEKNAGIKQQFLTEGVRQLTEAVKILPDYGEAWFNLGMGYKELEDYKKAVQCFETAGDNMTKKDQHFYVAAGVAYGENKQYQQSFEMFSKAIELDSTSSDPYNNMGLFFSRMHNFPQSIAMLNKAMELNPKDEFPPYNMGNTYAEMGDYKTAIEYYNKAVTINPEADIVWVNLGNSYGALKDFPNALKAFAKALSVNPENQNARYNIGATYYYMGDTLNAKKYLPAR, encoded by the coding sequence GTGAAAAAAGATAAAAAACAAACTGACACAGTATTAAAAGCGGTGACGGCTGAAAAAGGTAAGGTGCATTCATCTTTAAAAAGATGGCTGATGATAGTAACCGGCATCTTTGCCTTTTTACTTTATGCCAACACACTGCAGCACGATTTTGTACTCGACGATGAAACGGTGATTGGAAAAAACAAATTCACCAAAGAAGGTATTACTGCAATGCCTGAAATATTCACCACGGCTTACCGCGCCGGATTTTGGGACAGGGAAGAAGGCTTGTACCGGCCGCTTTCCACCGCATTGTTTGCTGTTGAATGGCAGATAGCTCCTGCCAACCCTCACTTTTTTCATTGGGTGAATGTGATACTGTATGCGATCACTGCCAGCGTATTGCTGAGTATTCTGCTCTATTTCTTCGAAAAAACCAATATCGTTATCCCGCTCATCGCAACGCTGCTTTTTATTGCCCATCCGATACATACCGAAGTGGTAGCTAATATTAAGAGCTGTGATGAAATATTGTGTTTCCTCTTTTCAATGATCTCACTATGGGCGGCGGTGAAGTATGCGCGCACTAACCAACTATGGTTGCTATCGCTTGCAGGCGTCACACAGCTATTGGCTTTACTCTCTAAAGAAACGGCGGTTACGATGGTGGCAGTGGCGCCCCTGGCAGTTTACTTCTTTTCACCGGCAAGCAGCCGGAAAATCATCATCAGTTCTCTTCCATTTGTGGCAGCATTGCTTATATACCTTGGCGTCAGGGTCGCGGTGCTCAACGGACTTACTGGCTTTAATGAAATCCTGCTCATCAACAACAGCCTGGCTGCGGCAGGTGATGATACGCTTACACGTCTGACAACAGCGCTGTATATCATCGGCAGATACATGCTCCTTTTAGTGATGCCTGTTCCGCTTTGCTTCGATTATTCTTACAATACGATTCCGCTTTTTTCACTGGCCGCACCAGAGGTTTGGCTGACAGTGGCCGTCATTATCGGATGCATTGTTTTTGCCGTTCGCGGATGGAAATCAAAAAAACCGGTCGCCTTTTCCATATTCTTCTTTGCAGCAACACTTTCATTAACCTCCAACATCCTGTTTCTTATTGAGGCTACGCTTGCCGAGCGCTTTCTCTATATGCCGGCGCTTGGCTTCTGCATTGGTATTGCTTTTTTGCTGGCGCAAATATGTAATACGGATATGGCCGCAATGGCCTACCGGAACATCAGGGCATTGGCAGGATCAAATAAGGGAATTATATCAATTGCAGTGATCATACTTGTCTTGTATGCTGTAAAAACCGTCGCACGCAACAACGACTGGAAAGATAACATCACACTCACCAAAACTGATGTGCAAACACATCCCAACAGTGCCCGTATCCGCTATGCTTACGGCAGTATACTCGTGATGGAAAAAGGCCTTACGGAAAAAAACGCAGGCATTAAACAGCAATTTCTTACTGAAGGTGTGAGGCAATTGACAGAGGCTGTTAAAATCCTGCCTGATTACGGTGAAGCATGGTTTAACCTGGGAATGGGTTACAAGGAGTTGGAGGATTATAAGAAAGCCGTGCAATGCTTTGAAACCGCCGGCGACAACATGACTAAAAAAGATCAGCATTTCTATGTGGCGGCAGGCGTTGCCTATGGCGAGAACAAGCAGTATCAGCAATCCTTTGAAATGTTCAGCAAAGCCATTGAACTTGATTCCACTTCTTCAGATCCATATAACAACATGGGCCTTTTCTTTTCACGAATGCATAACTTCCCCCAATCTATCGCAATGCTTAACAAGGCAATGGAGCTTAATCCAAAGGATGAATTTCCGCCGTATAATATGGGTAACACGTATGCCGAAATGGGAGACTATAAAACGGCCATTGAATACTATAACAAAGCGGTGACCATCAATCCGGAGGCTGATATCGTGTGGGTGAATTTGGGTAATAGTTATGGTGCGCTGAAAGATTTTCCAAATGCATTGAAAGCATTTGCAAAAGCACTGTCAGTGAATCCGGAGAATCAGAATGCGCGATACAATATCGGCGCCACGTATTATTACATGGGTGATACCCTGAATGCAAAAAAGTATCTGCCAGCCAGGTAA
- a CDS encoding TraB/GumN family protein codes for MFYQHNTASAQGNSLLWKITGNGLSAPSYLYGTMHTRDARVFRLADSVPAAFESCEAFAMEIVIDDDSRFNIMQGLFMDTSYSLNRLLTAAQYDSVDRYCRARTGESIRNYERLKPVYTAAILSQSVYSSADSADNNNTYFLDEYFQHLAMEQEKNVQGLETIAEQLHVFDVLSYADQAMMLMETVRQSGKESNTYNEIVRYYLDNDLVRMMSFENDFSLPDSLYDGLITIRNHRMADRIDTMIKKHSTFIAVGAGHLGETEGLVNLLRDKGYSVLPVIPSYNNYLANGWFRKSSPQNKFRADFPVLPWLSSEKIGSLTAMHYSATSSTYSTEKHSYDLYVGSGLQDSVLRSVIQHQFKMPVFFDKTIADTVHNNRLQFELKTTDGRNCHVHCYEKSGTVYVLLYTYRKKYNKEFRNRFFTSFQLLP; via the coding sequence GTGTTTTACCAACATAACACTGCATCAGCGCAGGGAAATTCCCTGTTATGGAAGATAACCGGAAATGGCCTATCTGCTCCTTCCTATCTCTATGGCACCATGCATACAAGAGATGCGAGAGTGTTCCGCCTCGCTGATTCTGTGCCGGCTGCCTTTGAATCCTGTGAGGCGTTTGCCATGGAAATTGTTATCGATGATGATTCCCGTTTCAACATCATGCAGGGATTATTCATGGATACAAGCTATTCACTTAACAGGTTACTTACCGCGGCACAGTATGATTCCGTTGACCGTTATTGCCGCGCAAGAACCGGCGAGAGCATCAGGAATTATGAGCGGCTCAAACCTGTCTATACTGCTGCCATCCTTTCACAGTCAGTGTATTCATCAGCTGACTCGGCGGATAACAACAATACCTACTTTCTGGATGAATACTTTCAGCACCTTGCCATGGAACAGGAGAAAAATGTACAGGGGCTGGAAACCATCGCCGAACAATTGCATGTCTTTGATGTGCTCAGTTATGCAGACCAGGCCATGATGCTGATGGAAACCGTCAGACAATCCGGTAAAGAATCGAATACGTACAATGAGATTGTACGTTATTACCTCGACAATGATCTCGTCCGGATGATGTCATTCGAAAATGATTTCTCCCTTCCCGACAGTTTATACGACGGCCTCATCACGATTCGTAACCACCGCATGGCGGACAGGATCGACACGATGATAAAAAAACATTCCACCTTCATAGCGGTTGGGGCAGGCCATCTTGGTGAAACAGAAGGGCTGGTGAATTTGCTGCGCGACAAGGGCTATTCCGTATTGCCGGTGATTCCTTCCTATAACAATTACCTGGCGAATGGCTGGTTTCGCAAATCATCTCCGCAAAATAAATTCAGGGCAGATTTTCCGGTCTTGCCATGGTTGAGCAGTGAAAAAATCGGTTCGCTGACAGCCATGCATTACTCCGCAACGTCTTCCACCTACAGCACGGAAAAGCACAGCTACGATCTGTATGTGGGCAGCGGCTTGCAGGATAGCGTGTTGAGATCTGTCATACAACATCAGTTTAAAATGCCGGTCTTCTTCGATAAAACTATTGCAGACACCGTTCACAACAACAGGCTGCAGTTCGAACTTAAAACCACTGACGGCAGAAACTGCCATGTGCATTGTTATGAGAAAAGCGGGACCGTTTACGTTTTGCTTTATACCTACAGGAAGAAGTATAATAAAGAATTCAGGAACAGGTTTTTCACTTCATTTCAACTGTTACCCTGA
- a CDS encoding threonylcarbamoyl-AMP synthase encodes MIISAEDAVKLLLQGEAVAVPTETVYGLAAIATNPEAVAKIFEIKNRPADNPLICHFHSIEEVYSFVAAIPVNTLLLMHRFSPGPLSFMLDLPDDSPLLFATAGNRQVIARIPGHPVFLSIIAQINVPLAAPSANTSGTISPTAAAMVAADLGAKIAGIVDGGDSAVGLESTIVDARSHNEVIILRPGIIGEAEIRSVLPDVTISTQTDKTPAAIPGTKYRHYAPATPVFRLQNLDEINNHPGSAVFLVLEDMQRIARSIFPVLTAKNIHLLSLGSLADLRSMARNFYQVISSVDQLHLAKAYFLIPDFGDSSLGKALQNRLDKILD; translated from the coding sequence ATGATAATCTCCGCGGAAGATGCCGTTAAGTTACTGCTGCAGGGAGAAGCAGTGGCCGTACCAACGGAAACCGTTTACGGACTTGCCGCAATTGCCACCAACCCCGAAGCCGTTGCAAAAATTTTTGAAATAAAGAACCGGCCGGCCGACAATCCGCTGATTTGTCATTTTCATAGCATCGAAGAGGTTTATTCATTTGTTGCGGCCATTCCTGTAAACACACTGCTACTGATGCATCGTTTCTCTCCCGGGCCATTGAGTTTTATGCTTGACCTGCCTGATGATTCGCCATTACTTTTTGCCACTGCGGGTAACCGGCAGGTTATTGCGCGCATTCCCGGCCATCCGGTTTTTCTTTCCATTATAGCGCAAATTAATGTTCCACTGGCAGCACCGAGTGCCAACACATCGGGCACCATCTCTCCCACTGCCGCTGCTATGGTAGCAGCTGATCTCGGCGCTAAGATTGCCGGCATTGTGGACGGCGGTGATTCCGCTGTGGGTTTGGAATCAACCATTGTGGATGCAAGAAGCCATAATGAAGTTATCATCCTCAGGCCAGGAATAATTGGAGAAGCAGAAATAAGATCGGTATTGCCGGATGTAACTATCAGCACTCAAACCGATAAAACACCTGCTGCCATTCCGGGAACAAAATACCGGCATTATGCACCGGCCACACCGGTCTTCAGGTTGCAAAACTTAGACGAAATAAACAATCACCCGGGCAGTGCCGTTTTCCTTGTATTGGAAGATATGCAGCGTATCGCCCGCAGTATATTTCCTGTATTGACGGCAAAAAATATTCATCTGCTTTCTTTAGGTTCACTTGCTGATCTGCGATCAATGGCCCGAAATTTTTACCAGGTCATTTCTTCTGTCGATCAGTTGCATCTTGCGAAAGCTTATTTCCTTATACCAGATTTCGGAGATTCATCATTAGGTAAAGCACTGCAAAACAGGCTGGATAAGATATTGGACTGA
- a CDS encoding CotH kinase family protein, producing MTIRWRLPLYFLSLLLLSFLHINVLSAQTFEGDTGVVTDDGQLNFYNLEVTGVIPASIDSAFGIVSVCINVSHTWDDDLVIWLKSPDNTLVELTSHNGGDGDDYQHTCFWMDATVSITQGSAPFTGIYLPEGNLGTFNNSQDPNGTWQLLIVDEYPYADFGILHNWSVTFDTGAASPPPQIVSSDLPLIIINTNGQLISDLARIDAEMGIIDNGPGSSNHPEDVPNNFSGHISIEKRGSSSISFPQPSYSFETRDDTGGNLNVSLLTMPEENDWILYAPYNDKSMMRNALIYRLSNEMGRYASRTRFCEVILNNDYQGVYVLEEKIKQDSGRVNIAELKENDNAGDELTGGYILKIDKYDGEQVDGFTSAYPPCDGPDIWQTIFIQYHDPQPDQITNEQKSYIQAYTDSFEDALMATDFDDPENGFRKYADEASFIDFALLNEISKNVDGYRWSSFFHKDKASKDGKMTMGPIWDFNLAFGNADYYNGAYSIGWQWDFPCPFNYDGGLNPFWWQRLLQDTVYYQHLRCRWQDLRSSVFELNHMHQLIDSFALLLDSAKERQFAKYPILGVYVWPNAYYPATYAEEVDTLKNWITARILWMDDQLQTDCYTDAFIGTTTENRITITPNPVNINGSLTMMLKLTNYATEKIELLDMSGKPLSIIFNGVLTAGTHQLSWKVPPQLSPGCYLITVNDGSCLWTKKLIVI from the coding sequence ATGACTATCCGCTGGCGCCTCCCACTGTATTTTCTAAGTCTGCTGCTGCTTTCTTTCTTGCATATTAATGTGCTGAGTGCCCAGACTTTTGAAGGAGATACTGGTGTTGTTACCGATGATGGTCAGCTCAACTTCTATAACCTTGAGGTCACCGGCGTTATTCCGGCATCCATTGATTCGGCTTTCGGAATCGTTTCGGTCTGCATTAATGTCAGTCATACCTGGGACGATGACCTGGTGATCTGGCTTAAGTCTCCAGACAATACCCTGGTGGAACTCACCTCACACAATGGCGGAGATGGAGATGATTATCAGCATACCTGCTTTTGGATGGATGCCACGGTCAGCATTACGCAGGGAAGCGCTCCATTTACAGGTATTTATCTGCCGGAAGGTAATCTCGGAACATTCAATAATTCGCAGGATCCGAATGGGACGTGGCAACTGCTGATTGTTGATGAATATCCTTATGCTGATTTCGGCATCCTGCACAACTGGTCGGTTACCTTTGATACCGGTGCTGCAAGCCCGCCTCCGCAAATCGTATCATCCGATCTTCCGTTGATCATCATCAATACGAATGGTCAGCTGATCTCTGATCTCGCGCGTATCGACGCAGAGATGGGCATCATTGACAATGGCCCCGGATCTTCCAATCATCCGGAAGATGTGCCCAACAACTTCTCCGGGCATATCTCCATTGAGAAAAGAGGAAGCAGTTCCATCTCCTTCCCGCAGCCTTCCTACTCTTTCGAAACACGGGATGATACAGGTGGCAACCTCAATGTATCGTTGCTCACCATGCCGGAAGAAAACGACTGGATACTATATGCCCCGTATAACGATAAATCAATGATGCGCAATGCGCTGATCTATCGTTTGTCCAACGAAATGGGCCGCTATGCCTCCCGTACACGTTTTTGTGAAGTAATCCTGAACAACGATTACCAGGGAGTTTATGTGCTGGAAGAAAAAATCAAGCAGGATTCGGGGCGGGTTAACATTGCAGAATTGAAAGAGAACGACAATGCAGGTGATGAACTGACAGGCGGATACATTCTCAAAATAGACAAATATGACGGTGAACAGGTTGATGGCTTTACTTCAGCATATCCTCCCTGTGATGGCCCCGACATCTGGCAAACAATTTTTATTCAGTATCACGATCCTCAGCCTGATCAGATAACGAATGAGCAGAAGAGCTACATACAGGCTTATACTGATTCATTTGAAGATGCCCTGATGGCTACGGATTTTGATGACCCTGAAAACGGTTTCAGAAAATACGCCGATGAAGCATCGTTCATTGATTTTGCCTTACTGAACGAGATAAGCAAAAATGTAGATGGCTATCGCTGGAGCAGTTTTTTTCATAAAGACAAAGCAAGCAAGGACGGAAAAATGACGATGGGCCCGATTTGGGATTTCAACCTTGCATTTGGCAATGCTGATTACTACAATGGCGCCTACAGCATAGGCTGGCAATGGGACTTTCCCTGCCCTTTCAACTACGATGGTGGATTGAATCCCTTTTGGTGGCAACGGCTGTTGCAGGATACTGTTTATTACCAGCATTTGCGTTGCAGGTGGCAGGATTTGCGGTCATCAGTCTTTGAACTGAACCACATGCATCAGCTCATAGATTCCTTCGCATTGCTGTTAGACAGCGCCAAAGAGCGGCAGTTTGCGAAGTATCCGATTCTTGGGGTTTATGTCTGGCCCAATGCTTATTATCCCGCTACCTACGCAGAGGAAGTTGATACATTAAAGAACTGGATTACTGCACGAATACTCTGGATGGATGATCAGTTGCAAACCGATTGTTACACTGATGCTTTCATCGGTACAACAACTGAAAACAGAATCACAATAACACCTAATCCGGTAAACATTAACGGCAGCTTGACAATGATGCTGAAACTCACGAACTATGCAACAGAAAAAATAGAGTTGTTAGATATGTCAGGAAAACCACTGTCCATAATTTTTAATGGCGTGCTTACTGCCGGCACACATCAGCTTTCGTGGAAGGTACCGCCGCAACTGTCACCCGGATGCTACCTGATTACCGTCAACGACGGATCCTGCTTGTGGACAAAGAAACTCATCGTCATTTAG
- the mazG gene encoding nucleoside triphosphate pyrophosphohydrolase, whose amino-acid sequence MTPAQIAFDRLLIIMNQLREQCPWDKKQTLESLRLLTIEETYELADAIDVQDMKLLKEEIGDVLLHMVFYARIAEEKSAFDITDVINTLCDKLIRRHPHIYGDPDNGGELVKVASELEVKHNWEQIKMKERKKSVLEGVPVSLPAVVKAFRIQDKAKQVGFEWENKEDVWKKVEEELDEFRQYTSREKLTEEEKERMQQEFGDVLFSLVNFSRFLEIDPEAALEKTNKKFIARFRMMEDLALQQERPLKEMTLAEMDALWNKAKEVYR is encoded by the coding sequence ATGACACCTGCACAGATTGCCTTCGACCGTTTGCTGATCATAATGAATCAACTGCGTGAACAATGTCCGTGGGATAAAAAGCAGACCCTTGAGTCGCTGAGGCTATTGACGATTGAAGAGACCTATGAGCTGGCGGATGCCATCGACGTGCAGGATATGAAATTGCTCAAAGAGGAAATTGGTGATGTGCTGCTGCACATGGTGTTTTATGCTAGAATTGCGGAGGAGAAATCGGCTTTTGATATTACAGATGTCATCAACACCCTCTGTGATAAACTGATCCGTCGTCATCCGCACATCTACGGCGATCCCGATAATGGCGGTGAGCTGGTGAAAGTTGCGTCGGAGCTCGAGGTGAAACACAACTGGGAGCAGATCAAGATGAAGGAGAGAAAGAAATCTGTGCTGGAGGGCGTGCCTGTTTCGCTGCCTGCCGTGGTAAAGGCTTTTCGTATTCAGGATAAGGCCAAGCAGGTTGGCTTTGAATGGGAAAACAAAGAAGATGTATGGAAGAAGGTGGAGGAGGAACTGGATGAATTCCGGCAATATACCAGCCGTGAAAAACTAACGGAAGAAGAAAAGGAACGGATGCAGCAGGAGTTTGGCGATGTTCTTTTTTCATTGGTCAACTTTTCGCGTTTCCTTGAAATTGATCCTGAAGCCGCGCTGGAGAAAACCAATAAGAAATTCATCGCCCGTTTCCGGATGATGGAAGACCTTGCGCTGCAACAGGAGCGGCCATTAAAGGAAATGACACTTGCCGAAATGGATGCGCTTTGGAATAAGGCGAAGGAAGTATATCGCTGA